The genomic segment ATGTTATTTCAACAGATCTGTACTTGAGACAACTAAAGCTGAATTTTGTTCTCAGTCCCTACTAGATCATTTGACTCTATTATTGATCTGTATAATCAAGCACAGGTTTTATCTGGGTAACAACAGACAAATGCAAAGCAGATATTTTGTTGTTATCTAATACAGCAGATAGAGAAGCCATGTATTGCTGAGATTTTCATGGTATTGTGTAACGTGTTGACAGTACCAGAGCTCCAGGGTCGGTGGCTGCAGGGCTGACAGAGTCGATCTCTCCTGCCACATCATGAATCTCTCTGGCGAGCATGGCTAGGTCTTTGGCGAGGTCTTGGCTAATCctgatgcacaaacacaaatatgatGTTAGGGCTTGTTATAATGTTATCTGTGTAATcaatctttcttttcattttcctttgtGATATTCATCTCATATTAAAAGAAGAAGTCATAACCATCAAACAAAACGCATTCAACACCAATGCCAAACCAAACACCAGTAAATAATTCCCTAAGAACAACCACATACCTCAAGGCAATGGAAGCATGTCTGACTACTGTCATCACTTCTGTCTAACCTCAGTAGTGTGTCTGCCACCTACCTGGCGATCTCCTCGCTGTGTGCGGTCCAGTCTCTCATGTACTCGTCCTGCTCCCTGGAGTGCTGCCTGAGGGCAGCCAGGCCCCCAGGACTGGGGGTTGCTGGGGCTGAGCCTCCTAGCTGGGCTACCCGAGTGGAAGGGAACGGCCGTGTGTGGCCCTGCTTGGATGTGTGGCGGTTTGAGCCATACTCGTCCTCTGAGGTGGAAGCGTATTCCACAGGCACGCGGCGCCACCGAGTGCTGGCTAATGTTAGGAAAGAATGACAGTTTAGGTTAGAGGGTACCTAATGTGCATGGTGAACTGAATGTTGATTTTTAAGAGAAAGGAATGGGTAGTTTTCCTGCAAATGATGCCATTTACGGAACAAACCCCTCCTTTGACataagtgtctctgactgaactaGCAGATAGCTTTATTCTATTTGTAATAAGCAATGACAACATCATGGAACATGAAAGGTACGGTATGcgtgacacacagacagatattaTTATTTCCATTGTCCATGAACATCAAAGTAAAttgtgtgataaaaaaaaaataataacttacATGCGGGTGCGATGTGCccataggaggaggaggtgccTTTACCCTTGTCAGGCAGCTTGGAGGCGCTGTTCGCCCTGGCTCTGGGTGTAGCCATGGAGGTCACGTTCGACCCTCTCAGCCCTTGTCTGATGGCGTAGTCCCCTGCCACACTGCGGGCCCCCAGGCCTCTACTCCTGGTCACAGTGGCCTCTGAGTCGCTCTGGGCTGAGGGGGAGCCCACCCTGGGTCTCCTAGGCTGTGCCAGAGCCTCTATCCTGGACATTCCCCTTCGGGCCATCCCCGTCCTGGATGTGGAGCTAGCTGTGGAGGCCTCGGAGGCTACTGACATCCGGTCCAGGTCGGCTGGTTCTGTGTCTGAGGAGTCCCCCAGACGGGCCCGCCTCAGCAGGGATGCCCTGGTGGGCCTGGGCTTGGGGGCACCGGTGGGTTTACTGGAGCCTGTGGTGGCTGCGGAGGAGCCCGGGGCCTGGGCGATCTTAGCCCGACTAGACTTGGTGCTGGCTCCCACTGTTGTGCTCCCTGTCTGGGCTCTGGGGTGAGAGGCTCTGGATCCCTGTGTGGAGGCGGGCTGGGAGTCGGAGAGGAGTGAGTTGGAGTTGACGTCATCATCAGTGAGGTCCAGGGAGGTCCAGGGGCGGCTGGGCTGCTGAGGGGCTGGAGCTCTGGTCTTGACCCTCCTGTCCTGGGTCTCTCGGCCCGCAGCAGGGCCTTTGGAGGACGAGCACAGCACCGTCCTCTCCTTTTGTTGTCCTGCAAGGGTTCGGCGTTTCTGGActaccttcctccctccatctgcctGGCTTACTGTGCTGGTCGTGTCCACGTCCGACTCGGGTGACATGGAACCCTCAATGGACTGACTTGGCGGATCACCTTGGTCTGACACAGTGGTCTCTAAAAAGGCTGCCACTGCCTCAGAGTCCTTCTGCAGTGTGGTGCTGTCGACGGCAGCCTCCCTGGTCTGACCTCTGTTGCCTGTGTGCCCATCAATGCGTGGTATGAGCTCAATGGGCACGTTGGAGCTGGGTCTCTCCACAGTGAAGCTCTCCTGCCTCAGCAATGGTTTCCCACTGTTTTCCCTtgccttctcctcttccctctttctcctccgtgCCTCCTCCATTCTCTTCTCCCCACTGCTCAGTGGACGAGGGGGGAGCTTGCCCATCACGCCTGGCTGGCCTGCTCTCCCTCCAGCACTGTCCTGCGACTTGGCAGGTGAGGAGCGGTTGGGGCTTCCCCCCTGGCTGCCCACACCTCCAGCACCATGGCCAGGCCGATTCTTCCCCCTGGGCATCTTTTCCTCCcggctctctttctcctgtagCTCTGTGTCCTGTTTCTCCCCCATATCTGTGCGTAGGCCTGAGCCTGGGGCCCTCCTTCCCAGGGCGAGCTCCTCACCAGGCAGCTGGGGCAGGGTTCTCCTCTTTCGCTCTGTGTAGCCAGAAGAGGCAAAGGACGCTGAGTGGCTGGACTCACTGATTTCagctggaaggagagaaagagtctATTATTAGCCAAGTGATTCCCCAGATTAATGTCTATTTCATATTAGTGGCGGGCGGTATACCAGTAGAACTGATGCAGAAATATGTGCTCAGGTTTAGATTTACCCGCACCGTTTCTACCGGATGAGCCAGAAAGGCTAGAGGCGAATAATCTTTGGTTGAACATTAGCCATGCAGATGGATTTATGTTCTACAGACTTAACATCAAGCAGTTTGTCATTAATCACAAAATTGCTGAAAACATGTGGGTAGGGCTGCTTTATGAGTAGCACCCATGTGCATTTGTGGAGACATGAAGCTTGAGGGAAGTGAAAGTGAACGAGTGCACCCCCTAATCTCCAAACAAATGAAAGCCAGGAGAACAAGCATGAAGAAGAGATTGTCTAAGAAAAGAGGGCATCCTCCTACATTGGTTATAAAAggttataaaaacagaaaactatcATCTGCAAGCTGTGTGGCGTGACTGTCATTGCCAggggtggaaacaccagcaaccTATTTTACCACATGAAGATGAAATATGTGAGTACCaataatattaacttttttcttttttttttcttttttttaccaaaaagTTTACGTGTTTCAAATACAAAAGTCAGAATACTTAATTGTGATACCTATCCTTAAATTAACAAAATGTTAAAGTAATTGCACTTTTGAATCCCAGGGCAAAAAACAGCCATTCTGACAGAGTTCTCCTACttaacattttgacattgacaTTACCAGAAAAACTgttatatatactatatactgtgATATATACCATTATTGtctaaaatgtttaaaatattgTGATGTATATATTACCCACCACTATTTTATATCACCAATATCTTACAGTGGAAGAATTAATCTCTTCAACTTTGAGAAACCTGaacattatgtaaacaaatctAGATCAGTCTGCCTCAAATCAGGCAAATCCAACCCAAATCTCAGTATTTACACGCCCTTCTTGTTCAGACCAGAGCCAACATGAGTTCTGACCTCTGTCTTCGGTGACCAAGATGTGACTCTCCCCTCCTGATCCCTCAGGATCTGTCCTAATGTGGCTGGCAGCTAGAGTGGCCCACTGAGACACCCAGCGGGGACCCCCCACCACCAGCTCCTCAGTCAGGACCTGGACAAGACAGCACAGGGGATATAAGAGATAAACTATAGTATTCAAAGAGAGTAGCTGGAGAGACCACAGTCTGATCAAACTGAAATGTTTGCCAGTAAGGTTTTTAACAGGTCTGAATCAGTGGGGAGAGAACCCGAAGAGGGAACCTGAAATCCTAAACATGACGCAACTCTGCATAAACATAAATAGCAATATTTTTTTGACTCAAAGTTCTAGGGCCATATACATCTCTTAAAATAGGAGTGTTTATCTGGGACCAGTCTGCCTACTAGCAATGAGAAGACATTTTAGATCACCAGGCTTATTCTTAGAAGCTGTCTGCCTGCAGCACCAGAAAATTCTTTGACCAGAACTCAAAGCATCAAAAGAACACTTTGAGTTTGTCACCATTATACTCAGCAGAGAGTACAGGATTTATGCACCTCTGTCTCCATGCGTCCTGGCTTgctcctgtctcctgtcccgGACCTCTGGGACATAACCCTGTCTCTCTGGTGGTCAGCAGGTCCcagcctggaaacacacacagtctgctgctCGTCCACACCGAACACCTggaacatacacagacacaagcgCACGCACAAACATTCACACCGATCGATTACTACCCAGTACTCGAGTAGATATATCCAAGTATCAGAATTGAACATTTTCAGATTAACCTTAGTTAAAACTGTAACAATATGACACTTTGTGACATAAAACAATAGTAGCTGTTAAACATTATCAGACTGTGTCTAtttgtgaccctgtgtgtacagACCCAAATCCcccatttgcctgaaattggctctTGTGGCATGTACCATTTTCTGTGGgtgtggccagcagtgagctgggttgtggctatcaaggtgaggctaccGGCCACAGCACAGGAAAATCATAGGAACAACAATGGaagaaagcagtaagaaacaaaagaacatcAAGGTTTAACATGCAGCAGACAAGGCCTGTTCAAAAACACGGCTGAACttctgcatttttttgttgtcgTTGCAGATTGCCTGCATTTGCCATCTGCTTCTTCAGCGCCTGCAGTGGCTTTACAGATgctggttacctcagcctcGGGCTAGATgccgtttcaaggtagacaactcatcaagatgagtgacaagtgttgcgGCATGAACTTGGAGGAGGGCTGGACTAACAACACACTTTGCTGACGCAAGGCAAAACGTTGCATAATGCAGCGTCAAAGGCAAAGCATGATCAATTGTAATTATGTACAGTGTAAAAAATAATTGGTGTAAAATCCAGAACCATAGATGATGAGATCATACAAATCATTCCCACCTTGTCAATCATTCTCCtagcctcttcctcctcatgaTCTCCATTCTCCAACTCGATCGTGTAGGTCCCTCTGTCACTGTGGTCATCTCCATGGTGATAGCACTCCTCACGGCCAGTCTGCTGATGCGATGCGGAGCCTCGCCGCCTCTCTCCGATTCCGCCTCCCAACGGCGTCATCTTGGAAGTTGAAGACTTGCGACGGCGCGCAGGACTGTCCTCCTCTGCAAAGAGCCCCTCCGGTACGTTAGCACGGCCCTCCCTGATCTTCATCCCCGGGCCGCCCCACAGCCCCCGCGAGCGCTCCTCCAGCGCTGCGGCCCTGCGCTGCTCTCCAAGGGCGTTCTCTGAGTCACTCTGGGTGCCGTCCTCATGTTTACTGCCTGGtgtgggaggggcagagaggacaggagggggtcagagggtagagagagagagagatacggagagaagagggggagttAAAGAGAGGCATAGGgtgattgagagagacagacagacagacagacaggaagagagtgGTGAAGTTGATAATGGGATGACACTTTGACAGCCAATGGTCACCACCCATCTGTAGAACTAGTGTGTGATTATATATATCAGAGGTTATTGCTGAAGGGGTTTCTGGTGATCTGCTGTTGACCTACACAGTCTCACTGTGAATAGATGGCTATTGGCAATTATGTCTTTCAAAAACATTAAGGTTATCTGCCATCttgattttttattgttttgtgtgtttgttttagatCAGTAATTTACatctctttttgtgttttttgttattgttgtattttatcactgtttttttaatctaaaaactcaaaactcaaaaaatcttaactaaactacactaaactaaacaataaggcaacatatactgtacatcttaAAGAGAAGGAGCTATGATTAatgaaatacagacacacatacacacacacacctttaagaCTCCTCAGATGGACAGGCACATCGCTCTTCACACTTTCTCCATCGTCCTCTGCAACTGTCTCTTTAAGAGCCAACGGCAGCTCATTCTGGGCCAACCAATCGGCAACTTTGACCTCCGCTGCCACCATGGCCGTCTGAAGTGGACTTAGCTCCTCCCCCACGCCCCTCTTTGGGCGTGGCCTGGTCTCCGGTGCCACTTTTGCTACCCGATCTTTGACAGTCGCTTTAGCTGATGCCCCAGGGTCAAACTCAATGGTGAAGGAGGCGTGTCCGTGTGCAGACtcaagagcagcagcagcggcaccAGCCTCTGTTTCCCGCGAGGGGGCCTCACCAGTGATTTTACCCGCCAAGTGGTTGTCCTTGGTTGGGATCTCAAAGTAGCTAGGCTCCTGATTGGATGCATTCTTTGGGGCCTCTGAACTCTTCTTGGGGTCTTTGCCATCTGTTGGTATTAATAAAAAGATAGAAATGTAGTCTCACAAAATCTATTAAATCTAAGGGAAATAGTAATATGACATTTATCACTTACTAGATATTCAAAGCAGCTAATAACAAAGCGGTATTAGTGGAAGGGGGGATATCTCAAATTAAATTCAACCATCATAAGATCATATAGTGTTTTTTGTGTATATACCCGTTTCAGCTCTATCTTGCTTCCTGTCTGAGCTCCGTCCATCCTGCTTCCCAGAGTGCTGCTGATCCGCGTCTCCATCGCCCCACCAGGCAGGCTGGCCGTAGAGAGGGGTTCCCCTGTGCAACACTGCTACATCCCCTGGAAAAAAATGAGTCATTAGTTAACCTTATGGGAATGGCTGCATTTGCCACAACAGGAAATTTGGAAGCAGCGTGGGAAATTAACTGGCATGGTTGTTTTTTGCACATAACCTACCATCACCATCCTGTTCTATCCTAAAAATCTAATAAATTAGTGAAAGTGGCAGGTGAATGTTCAGATTTGCATGTTGCTGTGGTCTGTAGATGAAAAAACGTTGTGCTTTGCGCCCTGGTTGAAAGACTGCAAATGTGATGTGTATGGATTGTGGCAGCAGAACCACTGATACGCTCAAGCAGTATTGTAACCTGTGTCCTCTGTGCTGTATCCTTGGACATTCTCACCTGTCATCTTATCCTCCCCCTTGCTGGCCTCGGGGAGCTTGGTGGTGGCCCCCTCACACGCTGGTGCTGCTACTGCCTCAGAgggtttgacctctgacctggagGGTTCCCCTTCTGGAGGCTTCTTCTGGCTCAGCTGGAGCTGGCTGCTGAACTTCTCGTGCTGATCGACGAGGACAAGTAGGAGCAGCGAGGAGAGTTTAGAGGCACAGAGGCTAAACAGGACTGTCAAACACTGCTGAATAGATAGAAATGCAGCCTGGGGTTGTTTATTGAAGCTTTTACAATAAATTTCAAGGTCTCAGTATAATTACAGTATATAACTCAAGGATATACGTCAGTCACTGGGTATAGCTCAAGAAACATGCTGAATAATACCGCAGAACTTTCATGTAGCACATTAAGATGAAATCCCATCTTTTTTAAAGCTACCAGGACAGTTTGTTCTGAACAAAGAGCATATTCATCAATCTTGAGAAAGTAGTATTTTGCCCAGTTCAGCAGAAAACACTTTGCTCTCCTTGACTGAACTCATCtctatcagattttttttttttgctttttggctGCGCTCTTTTGAACAGGCATATTTGCTCTGTCTGTTAGCATACGACCACAGGCTACTTGCTTTTTCACTACATGTACAGCATGCTCTCCAACCTTGAGCGCCTCCTCAGGAACATGCAGCTCTCCTCGCACCACGGTGAACAGGTTGGTATGTGAGGCAGGTTAAAGAAAGGAACGATGAGCTCTCCGCAGGCATGAGAACCACACACTGATAGCCTTATCTATTATGCAACAGGCCGGGTACAGTGAGGTTTCAAAGCTATTCAAGAacagataaagttacaggattGTTTGTGCACACTAACCTTGTGAAGTGTGTCAGTGGATTTGATAGATAGTTGTTTGAAACATGAATACCACATTCAAAGGATATCATATCCAAACCTTAATTTGTCGTCAATTTTCAGCGTGACATACATTTGCTCCTGTATTCTGACATCATTGACAAACGTCTGCAAGCAAAAGCAGAATAAGGTTACAAACAATAGAGTAATGTTACAAAATGAAATAGCTACcatttgaaatttgattttaCCTTACTCTTAATTATTGACAGCACAAAAATCAAGTATAAAcaagttatgttatgttattttttaacaGATAGTATTAACTGAAGTGCTTGTTAATGAACACCGATAGCATTATCTATAGTTAAGAGATACTGATTCATGAATGTAATGatttttgatgatgatgatgatgatgatgatctatACAGCTTTGGAATTGAACTCTTCAGACATAACTTTGAAAAGTATATAATGACATAAATACATAATGAATTCAGGTTATGATGCGTCCCTTATATTATCTGAGATGacaattttacttaagtattaaGGCAGTTCTAAGCAGTAAGTATGTAAACTAAAGCAAGTAAGACATTCATTGTTTGTAAATCCATAACACACTCACCCCATTCAAGCTTCCCAGGTCCTTAACTTTGTGCTCGTCTGTAGTCGGCTCATAGTTGATGACGGCGTGCTGCTTGTCCACACTGCGGGACTAAATCACACAAAATCCAGTCAATCACTGTAATCCGTGCTAATCTCCAGTGCTTCAGATAATAATCCGGCCAGATGAGGAGTGAGAGGTTACAGCTTGTGTCCGGTGGAGTCACTGTACCTGCAGCATGAGCTCACAGTCGTCCCGTCCCACGAAGATCATCTCCCTGGGGAGACGATGACGCGTCCCCCCGCCACTCACCAGGAACCAGGAAGTCAGACTCATCTCTGCCTTGCGAGCTCACCAAGGACCCTTAACACATCCTGCTGAAGACAACAACAGTGACTGTTAGGTGTCTGTggtcctatctatctatctatctatctatctgtctatctatcagCCAGATCCTTACAGTTTGTGAGTTCATGGATCATACTTTCAATGGTAAAAGTTAACTGACCTACttactaacaacaacaacaggcatGGATCAGAAATCAAAGAAACACTTCCAACAGCTCCTTCATACATTCACATCAAGCAaagaggctctctctctctctgtgtgtgtgtgtgtgtgtgtatgtagctaTTCCAGGTATCACCCAAGCACACTGACACGCTTGTCTCTGTCCCGCAGTGCCGCTaacaacatgaaaataaaactcccCCCATTCCATTCCTACAGAAATTGAATAATGGCTTACAGAATCCTGGGCATCCTACTAAACTTCCAAATTGAGTTACTCAGCAGTGTCGCCACCAGGTCGCCAAGTCCGATGCCACGCCgctgaaaggagaggaggagtcagATTTATAGGGGAGGAAGTGAGCGTGGATATGAGGTAGTCTAAATGATGAGACAGACATCCAGAAGGACAGAGACAGCCATGCATGATCATTAGGTCAGCTAATGTAATTGGATGAGGCGCACAAAGAGGAAGACAGgaacaggagacacacacaggcaggccccaacacacacacacacacacacacacacacacacac from the Centroberyx gerrardi isolate f3 chromosome 3, fCenGer3.hap1.cur.20231027, whole genome shotgun sequence genome contains:
- the cep170ab gene encoding centrosomal protein of 170 kDa, translating into MSLTSWFLVSGGGTRHRLPREMIFVGRDDCELMLQSRSVDKQHAVINYEPTTDEHKVKDLGSLNGTFVNDVRIQEQMYVTLKIDDKLRFGYDTNLFTVVRGELHVPEEALKHEKFSSQLQLSQKKPPEGEPSRSEVKPSEAVAAPACEGATTKLPEASKGEDKMTGDVAVLHRGTPLYGQPAWWGDGDADQQHSGKQDGRSSDRKQDRAETDGKDPKKSSEAPKNASNQEPSYFEIPTKDNHLAGKITGEAPSRETEAGAAAAALESAHGHASFTIEFDPGASAKATVKDRVAKVAPETRPRPKRGVGEELSPLQTAMVAAEVKVADWLAQNELPLALKETVAEDDGESVKSDVPVHLRSLKGSKHEDGTQSDSENALGEQRRAAALEERSRGLWGGPGMKIREGRANVPEGLFAEEDSPARRRKSSTSKMTPLGGGIGERRRGSASHQQTGREECYHHGDDHSDRGTYTIELENGDHEEEEARRMIDKVFGVDEQQTVCVSRLGPADHQRDRVMSQRSGTGDRSKPGRMETEVLTEELVVGGPRWVSQWATLAASHIRTDPEGSGGESHILVTEDRAEISESSHSASFASSGYTERKRRTLPQLPGEELALGRRAPGSGLRTDMGEKQDTELQEKESREEKMPRGKNRPGHGAGGVGSQGGSPNRSSPAKSQDSAGGRAGQPGVMGKLPPRPLSSGEKRMEEARRRKREEEKARENSGKPLLRQESFTVERPSSNVPIELIPRIDGHTGNRGQTREAAVDSTTLQKDSEAVAAFLETTVSDQGDPPSQSIEGSMSPESDVDTTSTVSQADGGRKVVQKRRTLAGQQKERTVLCSSSKGPAAGRETQDRRVKTRAPAPQQPSRPWTSLDLTDDDVNSNSLLSDSQPASTQGSRASHPRAQTGSTTVGASTKSSRAKIAQAPGSSAATTGSSKPTGAPKPRPTRASLLRRARLGDSSDTEPADLDRMSVASEASTASSTSRTGMARRGMSRIEALAQPRRPRVGSPSAQSDSEATVTRSRGLGARSVAGDYAIRQGLRGSNVTSMATPRARANSASKLPDKGKGTSSSYGHIAPASSTRWRRVPVEYASTSEDEYGSNRHTSKQGHTRPFPSTRVAQLGGSAPATPSPGGLAALRQHSREQDEYMRDWTAHSEEIARISQDLAKDLAMLAREIHDVAGEIDSVSPAATDPGALLEEHVFDDSLELGGPSTEHSSILGTNGRPVELRPRGSNGQGSRSIRRQTWNRDDAVLDSLLLASVTQLSARIRQSVDKTAGKIRILFKDKERKWDEIENKLQAEHDSLLLRSSNKEISSILQDLKRVERQMLVIDVMVDPDGTLDALSTLGLTSPLVADRKISPGAQQGAAALLPAAEAPSSTLSARKPDGSSSEPRGPSDRAEVAERDPGPHVNNSLAPGGEQSSGSHN